From a single Amphiprion ocellaris isolate individual 3 ecotype Okinawa chromosome 18, ASM2253959v1, whole genome shotgun sequence genomic region:
- the uts2r2 gene encoding urotensin-2 receptor 2 isoform X1 encodes MALLRLRNAKGANASEIERKIKRGNALRQGSSWRSSRGLVALLLVALFTCVVATWLYVTSLDSDITETLVSQWELVSPQPRVYSVQCSEDYENYKRYPGCTPQKCGRAVTDNVVTREEAQVLRRLAERGLALAGSEGGASILDLHSGALSMGKQFVNIYSRYFGDQISDVFTQEDFQLYRNVRGRIQAVIAETFGLNPALMYLTKPTFFSRINSTAAKTQHDEYWHPHIDKVTYGSFDYTSLLYLSDYGSDFTGGRFVFMDQNGNRTVEPRAGRVSFFSSGSENLHRVEKVTWGTRYAITVSFTCDPAHGISDPALP; translated from the exons ATGGCTCTGCTGCGACTGAGAAACGCGAAGGGTGCGAATGCCTCAGAGATAGAGAGGAAAATTAAAAG AGGTAATGCATTGAGGCAAGGATCTTCATGGCGGAGCTCCCGTGGACTTGTGGCCTTGCTGCTGgtggctttgtttacatgtgtggTGGCCACGTGGTTGTATGTGACCTCCCTGGACAGTGACATTACAGAAACTCTGGTCAGCCAGTGGGAGCTGGTCTCTCCTCAGCCCAGAGTCTACAGCGTCCAGTGCTCTGAAGACTATGAAAACTACAAACGTTACCCAG GATGCACTCCTCAGAAGTGTGGCCGTGCAGTCACAGACAACGTGGTGACAAGGGAGGAGGCTCAGGTCCTCAGGAG ACTGGCTGAGAGGGGGCTGGCGCTGGCTGGGTCGGAGGGAGGA GCCTCCATACTGGACCTGCACTCTGGGGCGCTGTCAATGGGAAAACAATTTGTCAACATCTACAG CAGGTATTTTGGGGATCAGATCAGCGATGTGTTCACGCAAGAAGACTTCCAGCTTTACAG AAATGTTCGTGGACGAATCCAGGCAGTTATTGCTGAGACGTTTGGTTTGAACCCAGCGCTGATGTACCTCACCAAGCCCACCTTCTTCTCCAGAATCAACAGCACGGCAGCCAAGACCCAACATGACGAGTACTGGCACCCACACATTGATAAG GTGACTTATGGCTCTTTTGACTACACCTCTCTACTGTACCTGTCTGACTACGGCTCTGACTTCACTGGAGGAAGATTCGTCTTCATGGACCAAAATGGCAACCGGACAGTGGAACCACGCGCAG GACGAGTCTCGTTCTTCTCTTCTGGCTCGGAGAACCTCCACCGGGTGGAGAAGGTGACATGGGGGACGCGCTACGCCATCACCGTGTCCTTCACCTGCGACCCTGCACATGGCATCTCTGACCCCGCCCTGCCCTGA
- the uts2r2 gene encoding urotensin-2 receptor 2 isoform X2 encodes MALLRLRNAKGANASEIERKIKRGNALRQGSSWRSSRGLVALLLVALFTCVVATWLYVTSLDSDITETLVSQWELVSPQPRVYSVQCSEDYENYKRYPGCTPQKCGRAVTDNVVTREEAQVLRRLAERGLALAGSEGGASILDLHSGALSMGKQFVNIYRYFGDQISDVFTQEDFQLYRNVRGRIQAVIAETFGLNPALMYLTKPTFFSRINSTAAKTQHDEYWHPHIDKVTYGSFDYTSLLYLSDYGSDFTGGRFVFMDQNGNRTVEPRAGRVSFFSSGSENLHRVEKVTWGTRYAITVSFTCDPAHGISDPALP; translated from the exons ATGGCTCTGCTGCGACTGAGAAACGCGAAGGGTGCGAATGCCTCAGAGATAGAGAGGAAAATTAAAAG AGGTAATGCATTGAGGCAAGGATCTTCATGGCGGAGCTCCCGTGGACTTGTGGCCTTGCTGCTGgtggctttgtttacatgtgtggTGGCCACGTGGTTGTATGTGACCTCCCTGGACAGTGACATTACAGAAACTCTGGTCAGCCAGTGGGAGCTGGTCTCTCCTCAGCCCAGAGTCTACAGCGTCCAGTGCTCTGAAGACTATGAAAACTACAAACGTTACCCAG GATGCACTCCTCAGAAGTGTGGCCGTGCAGTCACAGACAACGTGGTGACAAGGGAGGAGGCTCAGGTCCTCAGGAG ACTGGCTGAGAGGGGGCTGGCGCTGGCTGGGTCGGAGGGAGGA GCCTCCATACTGGACCTGCACTCTGGGGCGCTGTCAATGGGAAAACAATTTGTCAACATCTACAG GTATTTTGGGGATCAGATCAGCGATGTGTTCACGCAAGAAGACTTCCAGCTTTACAG AAATGTTCGTGGACGAATCCAGGCAGTTATTGCTGAGACGTTTGGTTTGAACCCAGCGCTGATGTACCTCACCAAGCCCACCTTCTTCTCCAGAATCAACAGCACGGCAGCCAAGACCCAACATGACGAGTACTGGCACCCACACATTGATAAG GTGACTTATGGCTCTTTTGACTACACCTCTCTACTGTACCTGTCTGACTACGGCTCTGACTTCACTGGAGGAAGATTCGTCTTCATGGACCAAAATGGCAACCGGACAGTGGAACCACGCGCAG GACGAGTCTCGTTCTTCTCTTCTGGCTCGGAGAACCTCCACCGGGTGGAGAAGGTGACATGGGGGACGCGCTACGCCATCACCGTGTCCTTCACCTGCGACCCTGCACATGGCATCTCTGACCCCGCCCTGCCCTGA